In a single window of the Manis pentadactyla isolate mManPen7 chromosome 14, mManPen7.hap1, whole genome shotgun sequence genome:
- the NTF3 gene encoding neurotrophin-3 isoform X1, translated as MWHPASARIMTRQLLQVNKVMSILFYVIFLTYLRGVQGNNMDQRSLPEDSLNSLIIKLIQADILKNKLSKQVVDVKENYQSSLPKAEAARKPEQGEPARVGFQPAIATDTDLLRHQRRYHSPRVLLSDSTPLGPPPLYLMEDYVGNPVGANRTSRRKRYAEHKSHRGEYSVCDSESLWVTDKSSAIDIRGHQVTVLGEIKTGNSPVKQYFYETRCKEARPVKNGCRGIDDKHWNSQCKTSQTYVRALTSENNKLVGWRWIRIDTSCVCALSRKIGRT; from the coding sequence CTCTTACAGGTGAACAAGGTGATGTCCATCTTGTTTTATGTGATATTTCTCACTTATCTCCGTGGCGTCCaaggcaacaacatggatcaaaGGAGTCTGCCTGAAGACTCGCTAAATTCCCTGATTATTAAGCTGATCCAGGcagatattttgaaaaacaagCTCTCCAAGCAGGTGGTGGATGTTAAGGAAAACTACCAGAGCTCCCTGCCCAAAGCGGAGGCCGCCAGGAAGCCGGAGCAGGGAGAGCCGGCCAGGGTGGGGTTCCAGCCCGCGATCGCGACGGACACTGACCTGCTGCGGCACCAGAGACGCTACCACTCCCCCCGGGTCCTGCTGAGCGACAGCACCCCCTTGGGGCCCCCTCCCTTGTATCTCATGGAGGATTATGTGGGCAACCCCGTGGGGGCAAACAGAACGTCCCGGAGGAAGAGGTACGCGGAGCACAAGAGTCACCGAGGGGAATACTCGGTATGTGACAGCGAGAGTCTGTGGGTGACCGACAAGTCATCAGCCATCGACATTCGGGGACACCAGGTCACAGTGCTGGGGGAGATCAAAACCGGCAACTCTCCCGTCAAACAATATTTTTATGAGACGAGATGTAAAGAAGCCAGGCCTGTCAAAAATGGTTGCAGGGGGATTGACGATAAACACTGGAACTCTCAGTGCAAAACGTCCCAAACCTACGTCCGAGCACTGACATCAGAAAACAATAAACTCGTAGGCTGGCGATGGATACGGATAGACACCTCCTGTGTGTGTGCCTTGTCGAGAAAAATCGGAAGAACATAA
- the NTF3 gene encoding neurotrophin-3 isoform X3, translating into MSILFYVIFLTYLRGVQGNNMDQRSLPEDSLNSLIIKLIQADILKNKLSKQVVDVKENYQSSLPKAEAARKPEQGEPARVGFQPAIATDTDLLRHQRRYHSPRVLLSDSTPLGPPPLYLMEDYVGNPVGANRTSRRKRYAEHKSHRGEYSVCDSESLWVTDKSSAIDIRGHQVTVLGEIKTGNSPVKQYFYETRCKEARPVKNGCRGIDDKHWNSQCKTSQTYVRALTSENNKLVGWRWIRIDTSCVCALSRKIGRT; encoded by the coding sequence ATGTCCATCTTGTTTTATGTGATATTTCTCACTTATCTCCGTGGCGTCCaaggcaacaacatggatcaaaGGAGTCTGCCTGAAGACTCGCTAAATTCCCTGATTATTAAGCTGATCCAGGcagatattttgaaaaacaagCTCTCCAAGCAGGTGGTGGATGTTAAGGAAAACTACCAGAGCTCCCTGCCCAAAGCGGAGGCCGCCAGGAAGCCGGAGCAGGGAGAGCCGGCCAGGGTGGGGTTCCAGCCCGCGATCGCGACGGACACTGACCTGCTGCGGCACCAGAGACGCTACCACTCCCCCCGGGTCCTGCTGAGCGACAGCACCCCCTTGGGGCCCCCTCCCTTGTATCTCATGGAGGATTATGTGGGCAACCCCGTGGGGGCAAACAGAACGTCCCGGAGGAAGAGGTACGCGGAGCACAAGAGTCACCGAGGGGAATACTCGGTATGTGACAGCGAGAGTCTGTGGGTGACCGACAAGTCATCAGCCATCGACATTCGGGGACACCAGGTCACAGTGCTGGGGGAGATCAAAACCGGCAACTCTCCCGTCAAACAATATTTTTATGAGACGAGATGTAAAGAAGCCAGGCCTGTCAAAAATGGTTGCAGGGGGATTGACGATAAACACTGGAACTCTCAGTGCAAAACGTCCCAAACCTACGTCCGAGCACTGACATCAGAAAACAATAAACTCGTAGGCTGGCGATGGATACGGATAGACACCTCCTGTGTGTGTGCCTTGTCGAGAAAAATCGGAAGAACATAA
- the NTF3 gene encoding neurotrophin-3 isoform X2: protein MVTSATLLQVNKVMSILFYVIFLTYLRGVQGNNMDQRSLPEDSLNSLIIKLIQADILKNKLSKQVVDVKENYQSSLPKAEAARKPEQGEPARVGFQPAIATDTDLLRHQRRYHSPRVLLSDSTPLGPPPLYLMEDYVGNPVGANRTSRRKRYAEHKSHRGEYSVCDSESLWVTDKSSAIDIRGHQVTVLGEIKTGNSPVKQYFYETRCKEARPVKNGCRGIDDKHWNSQCKTSQTYVRALTSENNKLVGWRWIRIDTSCVCALSRKIGRT, encoded by the coding sequence CTCTTACAGGTGAACAAGGTGATGTCCATCTTGTTTTATGTGATATTTCTCACTTATCTCCGTGGCGTCCaaggcaacaacatggatcaaaGGAGTCTGCCTGAAGACTCGCTAAATTCCCTGATTATTAAGCTGATCCAGGcagatattttgaaaaacaagCTCTCCAAGCAGGTGGTGGATGTTAAGGAAAACTACCAGAGCTCCCTGCCCAAAGCGGAGGCCGCCAGGAAGCCGGAGCAGGGAGAGCCGGCCAGGGTGGGGTTCCAGCCCGCGATCGCGACGGACACTGACCTGCTGCGGCACCAGAGACGCTACCACTCCCCCCGGGTCCTGCTGAGCGACAGCACCCCCTTGGGGCCCCCTCCCTTGTATCTCATGGAGGATTATGTGGGCAACCCCGTGGGGGCAAACAGAACGTCCCGGAGGAAGAGGTACGCGGAGCACAAGAGTCACCGAGGGGAATACTCGGTATGTGACAGCGAGAGTCTGTGGGTGACCGACAAGTCATCAGCCATCGACATTCGGGGACACCAGGTCACAGTGCTGGGGGAGATCAAAACCGGCAACTCTCCCGTCAAACAATATTTTTATGAGACGAGATGTAAAGAAGCCAGGCCTGTCAAAAATGGTTGCAGGGGGATTGACGATAAACACTGGAACTCTCAGTGCAAAACGTCCCAAACCTACGTCCGAGCACTGACATCAGAAAACAATAAACTCGTAGGCTGGCGATGGATACGGATAGACACCTCCTGTGTGTGTGCCTTGTCGAGAAAAATCGGAAGAACATAA